ttaaagggGACTTTAATCCTGGTATAAAAGTTAAATTTTTAGAAAGCTAACTATTGGCCTTTCATTAGCTATACTCCTGAGCCTTTGTCTAAAGAGCCTCCTCATTATATACTCAGTCAAGTCAATTTCTTTCCAGAACTTGAGATGGCATCAACTTGGCAGAAAATTCAGGAATTCTACAAGTGGGTTCTTGAAAGTGGAGGTAGGTAGAAATGCTGTCTAAAATGGCAGTTTCTGCATGAATAGCATGATCATGAAAACCAAACCTAGAAGGAACATAATCTTTGCACTAGCCCACATTTTCTTCACTAGGCAGATTTCCACTTCTCCCATCTCCCCTTACGTCTTGAAACATATCTCATTGACCCTCCAGTTGGATCACAGTAAGGAATGAAAGGATGGGGGATTTCCAAGCGGGCTCTGCTAAGACCAGGAGCAATAAATGCTTGGGATTGCCTGAGTACtaaaagaagtgatttttttaaatgcatattcACATGTTATGGGAATTAGTTGACCAAAGAGTGAATACTTTGGGGTTTAAACTCTTTGTGTTGCTAGTAAAACCTGTTATCAAATGAAATGTTGGCAGTAACTACTCCTCAGTGCTTGAGATTTGACACTTTGCAGCGAGGAGACACCGGATCTCAGTAGTTAGAGGCTCAGTTTGGTCCCAAAGGGTTCTGTTGTATCCCTGGATGCaaagaaaagccacaaaatGCCATGAAGGTAGAACAGCAGGCTTGCATGATGGCTTTGGCAGGAGGAGGACATGGGGCATAATGCTCAGACTGTAAATGTTTCAGGACTTGAATTTCACAAGAGAGTGTAAACTGGGATTCAGGACTTCTGACAAACTGTTAAGTCCAGAAATGGGATATCAAAGGGTTTCTGACACAGCCCTTAATAGCCATCATAAAGAACTGGGAGGTTTAGAAGGGGTGGGGATTAACAGAGTTGTCCAGACTGGTAtggcatttattaaaaaatgaggGTGCTTATCAGAGCAGTGATCACGCGgggaacaggaaaggaaagcatgAATGCATCTGGGATGTTTTTGCTGATATAACATATCCTGGGTGATAGCAGGATTGGGGGGGTGTGGCATGACAGAAAAGTTGTTGAATTTCCCTTTACTGTAGGACTGAAGAGCTGCTTCATCAGAGATAAATGTTCTGGCATTTCCCAGTAAATTGATGCTTTTTAAGAGTGTCCACTCTATGAGCAGGTATAAAAATTAAGGAGTGGACAATTTCAGATGTCCTAAGGACTGTAAGGAAATAATACCAGTGATTGAAACACTTTTATTATTTAACTGTAAAGATTTACACTCCTGAGGAGCCACTGGTGCTTTGGCTGCTCCTTTTGCCCGGGGAGGACTCCAGCTCATCCCAGGAAAGATCTGCCTTTCAGTACTCCAGTCCACACCCAAAAACTGGGCTAAAACCTTTGTGCTAAAGCCTTCTGGCAGAGTCAGAGCAGAAGCACTGAGGAGCAGCTTTGCAAAGACACTGAGACACCAATTTTCTTTCTGCCAGCGAGCGCGCTGAAGGGAGGCAGTTAAATACAATTAAATGTATCTGCCCTGCGCCGTGTGGAGGTGCCAGCTGTGGCTATGTGTTTTGCTTCCCAGATCCAAGGACAGACCCGTGGCCACTGGTGTACTCCCCAGTTCCTGTCACCCTGCTCTTCACCTCCTACCTCTTCATGGTGGCGCTGGGACCCTCCTGCatgcggcagcggcggcggctgGAGCTGCGGGCTCCGCTGTTCCTCTACAACCTGGCCATGGTGGCATTATCCAGCTACATGTTCTACGAGGTGAGGAGGCAGGATTGGCTCCTAGGTAAGCACCTGGGAAGGGTTTGAGTTCCAGAGCCTCTAGATCCCAGGGTTTGAACAGCTTTTGCTGACGGGCTCTGCTGAAGGGAGTGGGAGCTGGCTTGGAGATGTCCGTGTTTTGCCACAAGAGGAGCAGTGTTGTCCTGCTGCGCTTGATTTCCTCCCATTTCTCAATCCTCCTGCCATTCATGGATGTAACACGGGATTTCATTCATCCTGAATGAATGAGTTGCAAGTTGAGGTCTCCCCATTAGGCACAGAGTGTGTGGAGGATGTGGAACGGCCTCATTTCGCCTCAAGTCTGGCTGGTGATGGATCTGTCTCTGAGGATGAGAACcactggtctagtggaaggtgtccctgcccaaggcagagGTCTGgggaccagatgatctttaaggacccttccaacccctcaacattctgtgattttccaaAGCTGGTAGTTCTCTCCAGGAGTGCCAAGCACTCACtgtcttcctgctgctgagagtgtaaaaaacattttttttttctgcttgttcttAATGCATAAGCCTTTCCACAAGCCTGTTCCCCATAGTTTACATAGGCCACTAAAAACTCTTCAAGGGGACATGGCCAAAAAGGTTTCAAAAACATTCTTATGCCAACAAATGTGCCATTTTAATTTGTATCACAAGTGTAACACTAACACAaattcttgtggtttttttgaacAAATGCTGCTCCATCTGAAGACAGGCatgaaaatttctttcctgttcttgATTGTTCAGTTATACTGGTTACTTAGTCCAGGTTTGGCTTTCCAGTGAACAGGCAAATGCAACCAACCAAAACAGGACAGCCTGGGATCTTTGCAAAGGAGAACAGAGTCTCTCAGAGAGACTGAGAAGCCTAAAATTCACTATTCCTGCTGAAGTGGTTTTGAGCCCTCCAGTGATGCCACAAAGAGTTACAAATCTTCCCAGGCCAAACTCGTTTTTTAAGATTCCAGCCAGGATGTGAAGTactttgttttaggtttttacTATTTGTTCATGGATTTTCTGTCAGTGTCTATTAGACTGAGACCCTCCTACCTTAGCAATAACATACCCATCTTTTTTGGAACAGACGGCATTGAACAGAAAATTGatttctatttgcttttttgtttctttcagtttctggtCACTTCTGTCTTGGCCAACTACAGCTACCTGTGCCAGCCAGTGGATTACAGCCGGAGTGAGCTGGGAATGAGGGTACAGTTCTGGAGAAAGCTTGCCTTAGGCCCTGCCCTCCTGTGGCTATGCAGATTCTTTTGTTCATAAATAGCAACTTGCACGGCTAAGAAGGCTTTGAGTCCAGTTTGTTGTTGCCTGTAAATCCATTCCACCAAATTGTCTGCTTCAACAGTTAGTGCACTTTGCTTTAGTTCTCTAAAATTAATCATCTCAGTTAACCCAGCCATTTAAGTTTGCTCTTTGATCACTGCAGAGGATAATCTTCCCAACTGAAGTATCAATAATGCAAATTACCTCTGAAATAGAAGTGATTCTTCACACAGATTATAAGGATTCTGGGTGATCACTTCCAACAAGAAAACCAATTTTTATATCCTCTGCCTTGCATGACAGAAATCTTACTCAGCACTTCTTTTAGCAGAGGGGTTTGGCTAAAATTATTCCTTGGCCATCACAGGGGGTTGTTCACCACCAGCATCAGCTTTCCAAAAATGCTGCAtgagttttttctctttgagtCTGGAGTTACAGTGCCTTGCTTTGAACAGATGCAAGCATCATATTATCTTTCCACTTTTTCAGAGTCTAGCCTtctggaccaaaaaaaaaaaaaaaaccccaaaaaaccccaaaacaaaacaacaacaacaacagcaactatatatatatatatatatatatatatatatatctcccctaattttccccccctttctgCAGACGTCGGGCGGGCAGGGGTACAGCGTGGTTGAAAATGTGTAGGTTTTGGGTAAAGCTCTAACAGCCGTGCCTTGTGCTGCCCAGCAGATGGCAAGAGTGTGTTGGTGGTTCTTCTTCTCCAAAGTCATCGAGCTGCTGGATACGGTAAGGAGGGCTCAGCTCCTGAGCGGGACCGGGCTGGAAACAGATACACCCTCGTCAGAAAGGGGCAGCGTTCCAGAACTGATGTCCTGGGTTGATCCTGTATTGATTCGCTGTCTCCATCCCTTGGCTGCGCACACTCCCTCCCCAGAGCCCTTCCTGAGGCTGGGCACCCTGCTTGGGGCGAGGCTTTAatgctggctgctgccaggtgGGCCCCCCCAAAATTTTAGCTGCTGGTGCCACACAGGTTGTGCTCTTGCCTGGCTGGCTGATTAACAGTGGGGCAGAATAGGAGCTGCAAGTGGACAAATCCTGGCATCTCTGCTGCCATGGATTATCCCGGAGCTGTGGGCTAAAGATTTGTGTCTGGGGGGAATTGAAAGTCCACCTCCTTGTAGCTTGTCCTCAGCTCTCTTTCTGCACTGTAAATGAACTGAGTGACTGGACAAGGCCTCTTGTCCTAGCCTGGAACAGTTGACATCCCACTGAAATGTGAATAAAACGTGTGGACCCTTCCTAGGCCTATTGCCAGGGGTTTGGCCGATCCCTTCTCTACTTGCATCAGCAACAAAAGCAGTTTTTTGCCAGTTCTGAGTGTCTGAAGAGCAGATtcactttttggtgtgtgtgtgtttgtgtgtgtgcgtgtgcatgGTGAAATGCAGTGACCTGACAAGTATTCATCTGGCAAAACCATTCTCTTTACTAATGCAAATTCCAGGAGGGTTTGGCCATTCAACACAGTGGTTTTTCTGTGGGTTATTGTCTGATAGCAGTAAATACACAACCTGAAAAGGAGCAGACCCAAGCAGCTGTGAGTTGTATGGAAGCTCAGAGTCTCAGGTGTGTCCTCTTTGGACTTTGGGCCCTGAATCCaggcataaaaatatttgggcCTTTGTGGAAGAAATTCTGTCTTCCAGTTCACCCTATAAATTCTATTGCATTTCACCAGTTTTTGTCAACAGCAGAGGAAATGGGTTTGGGAGATTCAGACTAATCATTAGCTATTTTTATAACTTCTACTGTGAAATTTTGGTCTAAGCACATCGACTCAAGgttttcctttgcctgacttctttcaggttttcttaATCCTGCGTAAGAAACAAGAGCAGGTGACTTTTCTGCACGTGTACCATCATGGCTCTATGATCTTCAACTGGTGGTCAGGGGTCAAATACGTGCCTGGAGGACAAGGTATGCTTGTAAGGAGTGCTGCTGCAAGAAAACCTTGTGTTTCTCATGGCTTTTTTTGGGCTGTGGAGGTAGCATTATCAGTGCAGATGGGCTGACTGGCAGGTAGGAAGCTCACCTACCTCCAAAGGTGAGAAAAATGTGTGCATTTCAGATGATCCCATCTGCTCAGCCTCTTGGGGCTATTTAGGCTGCCATGTTCACTGCCTCACCCAAAATGAGAGTGTGCTGTCAGGGTGGgtccaaacagaaaaaaataacatcctGCAGCAGGTCTATGTGTATCTCCTCGCAGAGCAGTGCTCCCTCACTCCCCATTCAGaggccctggggcagcagcctgTGTTCTGGCTCTGTttcctgctctggctgtgcctaTTTCTGGGCTGTATCCAGAATGCTGCCCCTTTTTGCTCAACTGGAAGAGAAGCATCTGGGTACTAAACCACTCTAGGTAGGCCCTATAAAAGATGCTGGGGCATTCTCTTGTGGGAAGTCATTTTGGCTACATGGCCTTGACAGCAGAATGCTGTGAAATGCTTAGGTCAGACGATCAAAGTCTCTCTTCAGGCTTCAAAGCTCTTCTCTGTCTCTGAACACTTGATATGGGATGGGTATTTTGTGGATGCCCCAAGCCTGGCAGTTCAGGGCTGGATTGGATGGAGCTTTGGGCTACTCTAGTGGGAGATGTGCCCTGGCTGTTGGAGGTAAtggcctttaaggtcccttctgagCCAACCCATCCAATCAttccagctgctgaaggaagggagaagctgGCGTGCTTCCACGGCAGAGCCGGGTGGAATGTTCATGGACGGGGGTGGATGTGATGAATTTCAGAAGCATCATCATAGTGACTGTGAGCCCTTCACGGTGTTAGCCTGGAATGGGTCCTGTGCCTTGTTTACCCTTGCTTCTTCCCTCCTCAGCCTTCTTTAGTGGGATGCTGAACTCCTTTGTCCACATCTTCATGTATGGCTACTATGCCCTGGCCAGCCTGGGACCGCGGATGCAGCGGCACCTGTGGTGGAAGCGTTACCTGACCATCCTGCAGATGGTAATTAGCTCCAAGGactcttccctgccctgccatgggTCAGGTGGGATGGCCCCTGCTGTCTGTCACCTCACTGGCTCAATCTCTGTTTGCTGCCCATGGGGAGCAGCACATCCCCAAGTGCCCCCATGTGCCACTCTGAGAGGTGAAGCCGTGGGTgacctgctcccagtgctgctttCACAAGACTATTGGAGGCCTGCAGTGACCACATCAAACTAATTACCCACAGCTCTGTAacgggaagggaagagaaaaaatagcAGTTGGATTCCTCCTTTTTATGTTGTATATGGAGCACTGAAAACAGAGTTTCATGTGGAGAGGTGGGGGCAGTGATTCAGGGAAATTTTGGATTCTCAAAAGGCAGCAGACTGGGAGTCTTGATTCAGTTCCTTCAGAAAGGAAGGGTGTTTCTAACTGCAGGCAAACAGGCGACCTAAAGAGAAATATGTGAATTTTACTCTTTCTCTAGAAAATCcctttggattttctttccctcttttctgaCAAAGTTAGAAATCTGGAAAACcctgtgttatttttaaagatacagCATAAATGCAATGGTCCAGACACAAGGACAATGGTTGTAGGAGACTTTTTCCCACTCAAAGAGAGGCTTTGCAAACCAGAAGTATAGATGAGGGAAGAAGATATGTGTAAAACAGTGGTGCAGTGAAGGCTGCTCCAGAATTCTCACTTAGCTTGCATGGCAAAGCAGAACAGGAAAGCAttgcatgaaataaaaaaggtatTTGTTATGGAAATTatagcacaggaaaaaaaaagttttgatagTTTTTTGGTAGGTAGAACTCATTGCTTCAGGGTATTGAGACAGGTGACTtagtaaaatacaaaaaaaaaaaaaaaaccaaaccaataaTGTTTAATGTTTAAATGAATAAAGGTAGTATCTGTAGTTCCTCTCTGCACTgtaaaatacaaaccaaaataattatGGGTATAATAACCTTCTTACCACTGGGGAAGAGGAACCTCCCATCTTCATTTTCCATATTCCAACCTCTCAGTTACTGCATTGTGGCAGAGAAATGGGCCAAGGGCAGGAGAGGCGGAATTGGTTAAACCTCCAGATTTGATGGGTGTATTTCCTGGTGGGAAAACACTGCTG
This sequence is a window from Hirundo rustica isolate bHirRus1 chromosome 4, bHirRus1.pri.v3, whole genome shotgun sequence. Protein-coding genes within it:
- the LOC120752118 gene encoding elongation of very long chain fatty acids protein 4-like; this translates as MASTWQKIQEFYKWVLESGDPRTDPWPLVYSPVPVTLLFTSYLFMVALGPSCMRQRRRLELRAPLFLYNLAMVALSSYMFYEFLVTSVLANYSYLCQPVDYSRSELGMRMARVCWWFFFSKVIELLDTVFLILRKKQEQVTFLHVYHHGSMIFNWWSGVKYVPGGQAFFSGMLNSFVHIFMYGYYALASLGPRMQRHLWWKRYLTILQMCQFVAIAAHSSYNLFTECPFPDGFNTAVFLYILSLLALFLRFYYRTYVRGKREKLT